The Sulfurimonas hydrogeniphila genome includes a window with the following:
- a CDS encoding hydrogenase: protein MHSKQEHKLKVFWLQGLTCNGNAHSFLNLDYLGELLEKTEFLQHPLLPSKYALSEMAECKTGCDVLIFEGAYDPSLKRAGVFVDKILRHYAKNAKYIIAVGTCASFGGIFKATSPQTNSGILFNEAEKNGPLQEYNAKIINLSGCPVHPEWLGFTLNMIIDRRKIVLDEEHRPQELYSSLVHHGCTRNEYFEWKVDANHFGEKEGCLFYKQGCRAPMTHGSCNTILWNGVNSKTRSGTPCFGCTESDFPRTNLFETKTNMSIPADAPVGVPKRAYLTVTGIAKTFHIKRLEEPLIDYKNNT, encoded by the coding sequence ATGCACTCAAAACAAGAACATAAATTAAAGGTTTTTTGGCTGCAGGGCCTTACATGTAACGGGAATGCCCACTCTTTTTTAAATCTGGATTATTTAGGCGAACTTTTAGAAAAGACAGAATTTTTACAGCATCCCCTTTTACCCTCAAAATATGCTTTAAGCGAAATGGCAGAGTGCAAAACAGGCTGTGATGTTTTGATATTTGAAGGGGCATATGATCCGTCTTTAAAAAGGGCAGGTGTTTTTGTAGACAAAATACTCCGCCATTATGCAAAAAATGCCAAATACATTATAGCAGTCGGTACCTGTGCCAGTTTTGGCGGCATATTCAAGGCAACTTCTCCCCAGACAAATTCCGGTATACTTTTTAATGAAGCAGAAAAAAACGGTCCTCTGCAGGAATATAATGCAAAAATAATCAACCTGTCCGGGTGCCCGGTTCATCCGGAGTGGCTGGGTTTCACACTGAATATGATTATTGACAGGCGCAAGATTGTTCTTGATGAAGAGCACAGACCACAAGAACTTTACAGCTCCCTGGTGCATCACGGCTGCACACGAAACGAATATTTTGAGTGGAAAGTGGATGCAAACCATTTTGGAGAAAAAGAAGGCTGCCTGTTTTACAAGCAGGGTTGTCGTGCACCGATGACACACGGATCATGCAATACAATTCTCTGGAATGGTGTGAACTCCAAAACAAGATCGGGAACACCCTGCTTTGGCTGTACAGAGAGTGACTTTCCAAGAACAAATCTTTTTGAGACAAAAACAAATATGTCCATACCGGCAGATGCTCCTGTCGGTGTACCAAAGAGAGCCTACCTGACTGTAACAGGTATTGCAAAAACATTCCACATAAAACGACTTGAGGAGCCTCTGATTGATTACAAAAACAATACTTGA
- a CDS encoding TetR/AcrR family transcriptional regulator, with product MARTTKEERKNGIISAALELFSENGFYITTIPDIAKKVGMSVGNFYNYFSSKDILAKELIMYISEYLGKNIRAINESDISTQEKIEKIVSMYFDTAKERPEMIEYFLRVYLSNREVFKDGCEGMICVSPFITEMMIFFEKGVASGELHDQDFFSAFGLFMGYLGGMVFLYGEKILPEPLDDYKQSISENIYNALKTRT from the coding sequence ATGGCAAGAACAACAAAAGAAGAGCGTAAAAACGGAATAATTTCTGCGGCACTGGAACTTTTTTCTGAAAACGGATTTTATATTACCACCATTCCTGACATAGCGAAAAAAGTCGGTATGAGTGTCGGTAATTTTTACAACTACTTTAGTTCAAAAGATATTCTGGCAAAAGAACTCATTATGTATATCTCTGAATATTTGGGCAAAAATATCCGTGCTATCAATGAGAGTGATATAAGTACACAGGAAAAAATTGAAAAAATTGTCTCCATGTATTTTGATACGGCCAAAGAACGGCCTGAAATGATAGAATATTTTTTGCGTGTCTATCTTTCAAACAGGGAAGTGTTTAAAGACGGATGTGAGGGAATGATATGTGTTTCTCCTTTTATTACGGAAATGATGATATTTTTTGAAAAGGGTGTGGCTTCAGGTGAGTTGCATGATCAGGATTTCTTCTCAGCTTTTGGGCTTTTCATGGGCTATCTGGGCGGTATGGTATTTCTTTACGGTGAGAAAATTCTTCCTGAACCATTGGATGATTATAAACAGTCAATTTCTGAGAACATTTATAATGCACTCAAAACAAGAACATAA
- a CDS encoding thiamine phosphate synthase, translating to MKKYLITSAPSYFQLRKYMPDFALYRDKENENYAIEAQNFVQMCKPLHELKVFLHQDYNLAKELGADGVHLTSQQFDDIPKAKELGLEVIISTHTHDEVHVAEAMGADYVTYSPVFSSPDKGEPKGVQDLQSIAGMTDVKIFALGGIVTQEQIDAISETKVYGFASIRYFLG from the coding sequence ATGAAAAAGTACCTCATAACATCCGCTCCTTCTTATTTTCAACTCAGAAAATATATGCCTGATTTTGCACTCTACCGTGACAAAGAGAATGAAAACTACGCCATAGAAGCACAAAACTTTGTGCAAATGTGCAAACCCCTGCACGAACTCAAGGTGTTTTTGCATCAAGATTATAACTTGGCTAAGGAATTGGGTGCAGATGGTGTGCATTTGACATCACAACAGTTTGATGATATTCCAAAGGCAAAAGAACTGGGGCTTGAAGTCATCATCAGTACACATACGCATGATGAAGTACATGTAGCCGAGGCGATGGGAGCTGATTATGTGACGTACAGTCCCGTATTTTCGTCTCCAGACAAGGGTGAACCCAAAGGTGTGCAGGATTTGCAAAGTATAGCAGGGATGACAGATGTCAAAATTTTTGCCCTTGGCGGGATTGTCACGCAAGAGCAGATTGATGCGATAAGTGAAACAAAGGTCTACGGATTTGCTTCTATACGTTACTTTTTAGGCTGA
- a CDS encoding transposase encodes MNHKQHSTNGLNLLQKTEGFSQAQSAWRFYNNEHVDIESLNEPMLTRGIKTINKSSDEYILVAHDWSLINYKNHTAKTDCIRKRRSNVNNASSRGYELQSSLAIESSSGKPILPLVQNLKTQDKVLSSYNPTMKSHLTHLGELTQRIAYINQSLNIQKKIVHVIDREADSAGFFRGLQKEDLYIVRALDNVKVRYEDEDITQKELSKKMDKGKYVKTIQYQNKKVKIYVNTVDILITRDSYQKTDTPQGKTIKQKVKGKPIKNRFIVQRLIDEKNNTVATWLLLSNLPKDVDITRIGLWYYYRWNIETYFKLLKSSGFNLEKWQQESAQAIFKRLFVASYACLLVWEIEHTNM; translated from the coding sequence ATGAATCATAAACAACACAGTACCAATGGATTAAACCTGCTACAAAAGACTGAAGGATTTTCACAAGCACAAAGTGCTTGGAGATTTTACAATAATGAGCATGTAGATATAGAGTCACTCAATGAGCCAATGCTTACAAGAGGGATTAAAACTATTAATAAAAGCAGTGATGAATATATACTTGTAGCCCATGACTGGTCACTCATAAATTATAAAAACCATACGGCAAAAACAGATTGTATACGAAAACGCAGAAGCAATGTAAATAATGCTTCATCAAGAGGATATGAGTTGCAAAGTTCCCTTGCAATTGAGAGCAGCAGCGGCAAACCAATCCTTCCCTTGGTACAGAACCTAAAGACACAAGATAAAGTGCTCTCAAGCTATAATCCTACAATGAAGAGTCATCTTACCCATCTCGGTGAATTAACACAAAGAATAGCTTATATCAATCAATCCCTCAACATACAAAAGAAAATTGTACATGTAATTGACAGAGAAGCAGACAGTGCGGGGTTTTTCAGAGGACTGCAAAAAGAGGATTTATATATAGTACGAGCATTAGACAATGTCAAAGTCAGGTATGAAGATGAAGATATTACCCAAAAAGAGTTGTCCAAAAAAATGGATAAAGGCAAATATGTAAAAACTATACAGTATCAAAATAAAAAAGTAAAAATTTATGTTAATACGGTAGATATACTTATAACAAGAGACAGCTATCAAAAGACAGATACGCCACAAGGTAAAACAATAAAACAAAAAGTAAAAGGCAAGCCAATAAAAAACAGATTTATAGTCCAAAGACTCATAGATGAGAAGAACAATACAGTTGCTACCTGGCTTCTGTTAAGCAATCTTCCAAAAGATGTTGATATAACAAGGATAGGATTGTGGTATTATTACAGATGGAATATAGAAACGTATTTTAAACTGTTAAAAAGCTCAGGGTTTAATTTGGAAAAATGGCAGCAAGAGAGTGCACAGGCTATATTTAAACGCTTGTTTGTTGCCTCTTATGCCTGTTTGCTTGTATGGGAAATTGAACATACAAATATGTAA
- a CDS encoding transposase has product MNHKQHSTNGLNLLQKTEGFSQAQSAWRFYNNEHVDIESLNEPMLTRGIKTINKSSDEYILVAHDWSLINYKNHTAKTDCIRKRRSNVNNASSRGYELQSSLAIESSSGKPILPLVQNLKTQDKVLSSYNPTMKSHLTHLGELTQRIAYINQSLNIQKKIVHVIDREADSAGFFRGLQKEDLYIVRALDNVKVRYEDEDITQKELSKKMDKGKYVKTIQYQNKKVKIYVNTVDILITRDSYQKTDTPQGKTIKQKVKGKPIKNRFIVQRLIDEKNNTVATWLLLSNLPKDVDITRIGLWYYYRWNIETYFKLLKSSGFNLEKWQQESAQAIFKRLFVASYACLLVWEIEHTNSKNMLAIRKFLVRLSGRLVARKKISTSPALLAGLWNFFSAMDMLELYDIEELHSIKKELNDFMQMEF; this is encoded by the coding sequence ACCAATGGATTAAACCTGCTACAAAAGACTGAAGGATTTTCACAAGCACAAAGTGCTTGGAGATTTTACAATAATGAGCATGTAGATATAGAGTCACTCAATGAGCCAATGCTTACAAGAGGGATTAAAACTATTAATAAAAGCAGTGATGAATATATACTTGTAGCCCATGACTGGTCACTCATAAATTATAAAAACCATACGGCAAAAACAGATTGTATACGAAAACGCAGAAGCAATGTAAATAATGCTTCATCAAGAGGATATGAGTTGCAAAGTTCCCTTGCAATTGAGAGCAGCAGCGGCAAACCAATCCTTCCCTTGGTACAGAACCTAAAGACACAAGATAAAGTGCTCTCAAGCTATAATCCTACAATGAAGAGTCATCTTACCCATCTCGGTGAATTAACACAAAGAATAGCTTATATCAATCAATCCCTCAACATACAAAAGAAAATTGTACATGTAATTGACAGAGAAGCAGACAGTGCGGGGTTTTTCAGAGGACTGCAAAAAGAGGATTTATATATAGTACGAGCATTAGACAATGTCAAAGTCAGGTATGAAGATGAAGATATTACCCAAAAAGAGTTGTCCAAAAAAATGGATAAAGGCAAATATGTAAAAACTATACAGTATCAAAATAAAAAAGTAAAAATTTATGTTAATACGGTAGATATACTTATAACAAGAGACAGCTATCAAAAGACAGATACGCCACAAGGTAAAACAATAAAACAAAAAGTAAAAGGCAAGCCAATAAAAAACAGATTTATAGTCCAAAGACTCATAGATGAGAAGAACAATACAGTTGCTACCTGGCTTCTGTTAAGCAATCTTCCAAAAGATGTTGATATAACAAGGATAGGATTGTGGTATTATTACAGATGGAATATAGAAACGTATTTTAAACTGTTAAAAAGCTCAGGGTTTAATTTGGAAAAATGGCAGCAAGAGAGTGCACAGGCTATATTTAAACGCTTGTTTGTTGCCTCTTATGCCTGTTTGCTTGTATGGGAAATTGAACATACAAATAGTAAAAACATGCTGGCAATTAGAAAGTTTTTAGTTCGATTAAGCGGGAGATTGGTAGCAAGAAAGAAGATATCTACCTCTCCGGCTCTGTTAGCAGGTTTATGGAACTTCTTCTCTGCTATGGATATGCTTGAACTTTATGATATTGAAGAACTCCATAGCATTAAAAAAGAACTCAATGACTTTATGCAGATGGAGTTTTAA